From a single Fulvivirga ulvae genomic region:
- the clpB gene encoding ATP-dependent chaperone ClpB, protein MNFDKYTIKSQEVLQKAAEIVTGNQQQAIEPGHLMKAILASDENVISFLVKKLNVNRQHLDARLDELINGYPKVSGQQPYLSNDSAAALQRAEKELKEFKDEYIAVEHIILGLLEGRDKTATLLKDVGFDRKGLVAGIKELRGGSKVTDQNAESKYRSLERYSINLNDQAKKGKIDPVIGRDDEIRRVLQILSRRTKNNPILLGEPGVGKTAIVEGMAQRIVDGDVPENLKDKILISLDMGLLVAGAKYKGEFEERLKAVIKEVTDSEGQIILFIDEIHTLIGAGGGEGAMDAANLLKPALARGELHAIGATTLKEYQKYVEKDKALERRFQSVSVDEPSAQDAISILRGIKDKYEIHHGVRIKDDAVIASVELSQRYISDRFLPDKAIDLMDEAASKLRLEMDSLPEELDELNRRVMQLEIEREAIRREKDKEKERQLTKDIADLTEKRNDLKAKWENEKAVIQGIRHQKEEIDRLKFEAEQAEKSGDFGKVAEIRYGKIVEAEKQLEEHQKKISEIQEESLMKEEVDSEDIAEVVARWTGIPVSKMLQSEREKLLSLEQELRKRIAGQEEAIRALSDAVRRSRAGLQDPKRPIGSFIFLGTTGVGKTELSKALAEYLFNDENAMVRIDMSEYQERHSVSRLVGAPPGYVGYDEGGQLTEAVRRKPYSVILLDEIEKAHPDVFNILLQVLDDGRLTDNKGRVANFKNTIIIMTTNIGSSIIQDNFAGLNDDNLEEVIDKTKDEVFELLKKSVRPEFLNRVDEAIMFRPLSRQDVRKIVDIQFKQIQKRLAETGIKLEISSDALDHLAKKGFDPQFGARPLKRVLQREILNELSKEILAGKINKDAIVGVSLGESGQIEFINLDEVEV, encoded by the coding sequence ATGAATTTCGATAAATATACAATCAAATCACAGGAAGTGCTTCAGAAGGCGGCTGAAATAGTTACCGGCAACCAGCAACAGGCTATTGAGCCCGGACATCTGATGAAGGCTATCCTGGCGTCAGATGAGAATGTAATTTCTTTTCTGGTTAAAAAGTTAAATGTTAATAGACAACATTTGGATGCGAGGCTTGATGAGCTCATTAACGGGTATCCAAAGGTGAGTGGGCAGCAGCCTTATTTGTCTAACGACTCGGCAGCAGCATTGCAAAGAGCAGAAAAAGAGCTGAAGGAGTTTAAGGATGAGTATATTGCCGTAGAACATATTATTCTTGGCCTACTGGAAGGCAGAGATAAAACAGCAACTTTGCTGAAGGATGTTGGGTTTGACCGAAAGGGACTGGTCGCAGGAATTAAAGAATTGAGAGGAGGGAGCAAAGTGACAGATCAAAACGCTGAATCAAAATACCGCTCGTTGGAGCGATATTCAATTAACCTTAATGATCAGGCCAAAAAGGGCAAAATTGATCCTGTGATCGGTCGTGATGATGAGATACGGAGGGTGCTGCAGATACTTTCGAGGCGAACGAAGAATAACCCGATTCTACTGGGCGAACCAGGTGTAGGTAAAACAGCCATTGTCGAAGGCATGGCTCAGCGGATTGTAGATGGTGATGTGCCGGAAAACCTCAAAGATAAGATACTCATATCCCTTGATATGGGCCTGCTGGTGGCAGGGGCTAAGTATAAGGGTGAATTTGAGGAAAGGTTGAAGGCTGTTATTAAAGAGGTGACGGACTCCGAAGGGCAGATCATACTCTTCATTGACGAGATTCACACACTGATAGGTGCCGGAGGTGGCGAAGGTGCCATGGATGCAGCAAACCTGCTCAAACCTGCGCTGGCACGAGGTGAGTTACATGCCATCGGAGCCACTACACTTAAAGAATACCAAAAGTATGTAGAGAAGGACAAAGCCCTTGAAAGAAGGTTTCAGTCGGTATCCGTTGATGAGCCATCGGCCCAGGATGCAATCTCTATCTTGAGAGGTATTAAAGACAAATATGAGATACACCACGGTGTGCGCATCAAAGACGATGCGGTAATTGCTTCGGTTGAGCTTTCGCAAAGATATATATCAGACAGATTTTTGCCCGACAAAGCTATAGACCTGATGGATGAGGCTGCTTCCAAGCTGAGGCTGGAAATGGACTCACTTCCTGAAGAACTCGATGAACTGAACAGGCGTGTAATGCAACTTGAAATTGAACGGGAGGCCATCAGAAGGGAAAAGGATAAGGAGAAAGAGCGGCAGCTTACCAAGGATATCGCCGACCTTACAGAAAAACGTAATGATCTCAAGGCCAAATGGGAGAATGAAAAGGCTGTAATTCAGGGTATAAGGCATCAGAAAGAGGAGATTGACAGGTTGAAATTTGAGGCTGAACAGGCTGAAAAAAGTGGCGATTTTGGCAAAGTAGCGGAGATCCGTTATGGTAAAATAGTAGAGGCTGAAAAACAGCTTGAAGAGCACCAGAAAAAAATATCGGAAATTCAGGAAGAAAGTTTGATGAAGGAAGAAGTTGATTCCGAGGATATTGCTGAGGTTGTGGCCAGGTGGACCGGAATTCCGGTGTCAAAAATGTTGCAAAGTGAACGAGAAAAACTGTTATCTTTGGAGCAGGAATTAAGAAAACGCATAGCAGGACAAGAGGAAGCCATACGGGCTCTTTCTGATGCTGTGCGCAGGAGTAGGGCAGGACTGCAGGATCCTAAAAGGCCGATTGGCTCGTTCATTTTTCTTGGGACAACAGGCGTTGGTAAGACAGAGCTATCAAAGGCCTTAGCTGAATATCTTTTTAATGATGAAAATGCTATGGTAAGGATAGATATGTCCGAATATCAGGAGAGGCATTCTGTGAGCAGACTGGTAGGAGCGCCTCCGGGATATGTAGGATATGATGAAGGAGGTCAGCTTACCGAAGCAGTGAGAAGAAAACCGTATTCTGTGATTTTACTTGATGAGATAGAGAAGGCTCATCCTGATGTATTCAATATTTTGTTACAGGTTTTGGATGATGGAAGACTAACTGATAATAAGGGTCGTGTAGCGAATTTTAAAAATACGATCATAATAATGACGACAAATATTGGTTCTTCCATAATTCAGGATAATTTTGCAGGCTTAAATGACGATAACCTGGAAGAAGTTATCGACAAAACGAAGGATGAGGTCTTTGAATTGCTGAAAAAATCGGTAAGGCCCGAGTTTCTGAACCGAGTGGATGAAGCAATAATGTTCAGGCCACTCTCAAGGCAGGATGTCCGTAAGATTGTGGATATTCAATTTAAGCAAATTCAGAAGAGGCTTGCAGAGACTGGTATTAAGCTGGAAATATCATCTGATGCATTGGATCACCTTGCAAAGAAGGGCTTTGATCCTCAGTTTGGGGCAAGGCCATTAAAAAGGGTGCTGCAACGAGAGATATTGAATGAATTATCTAAAGAAATATTGGCCGGTAAGATCAATAAAGACGCAATAGTAGGCGTTAGTCTTGGTGAAAGCGGTCAGATTGAATTTATAAATCTCGACGAGGTTGAAGTTTAG
- a CDS encoding tetratricopeptide repeat protein, which translates to MMKLLKQTVLTCLLIAGINEATTAQLNLPEDEALSKKAQNEHAMFSDSFKFKKTKEARIHLAWLLSNTPEIHESIYINGIKLYQDFADDENNPKARIYQDSVLLLYDLRIKYFNNEKDLVDRKASAAYKYYRNRDNKTMDLFNVFERTYELNKKDVGTNNLATYMDVTRKYHKIKPLTKEEILERYYRVIDAIDYKEQQTGEGETFEKIRAVATKILLEIINIDCNVIKNDLVPRMKKDPNMAPRVISLSLSQGCTNEPYFEEAAKILMKDKPDYALLRFLAIKAAEKGQMDEAMQYFNRAIEATNDQSKKAQVYYDIAVQQNKANNKPEARRYAEKAVEIDANFKKAYKLIGDLYYSSFNDCKKEESWVKDRAVYWLAYDMYQKAGDQEAMSSAEAQFPSMSDIFTENREEGQTINVNCWINRSTSIRRRKE; encoded by the coding sequence ATGATGAAACTCCTTAAACAAACCGTGTTGACTTGTCTGCTTATAGCAGGTATCAACGAAGCTACGACTGCTCAACTGAATTTGCCGGAAGATGAAGCATTAAGTAAAAAAGCGCAGAATGAACATGCCATGTTCTCCGATAGCTTCAAATTCAAGAAAACAAAAGAAGCACGGATACACCTTGCCTGGTTATTATCAAACACGCCCGAGATTCATGAAAGCATATATATTAACGGCATTAAGCTATATCAGGATTTCGCGGATGACGAGAATAACCCAAAAGCCCGGATTTATCAGGATTCGGTCTTGTTACTATATGATCTTCGGATAAAATATTTTAATAACGAAAAGGACCTTGTTGACAGAAAAGCTTCGGCCGCTTATAAATATTATCGTAACCGGGATAATAAAACTATGGATTTGTTCAATGTCTTTGAGCGGACCTATGAGCTTAATAAAAAAGATGTAGGCACCAATAACCTCGCTACTTATATGGATGTAACCCGCAAGTACCATAAGATTAAGCCTCTGACTAAGGAAGAGATCCTGGAGCGCTACTACCGGGTAATAGATGCAATAGATTATAAAGAACAGCAAACCGGTGAAGGTGAGACTTTCGAGAAGATCAGGGCAGTAGCCACAAAAATTTTACTGGAGATCATCAACATTGACTGTAATGTAATTAAAAATGACCTTGTCCCCCGAATGAAGAAAGACCCTAACATGGCACCCAGAGTTATATCACTCTCGCTATCGCAAGGGTGTACCAATGAGCCTTATTTTGAAGAAGCTGCCAAAATACTCATGAAGGACAAACCGGACTACGCGCTTCTGAGATTTCTGGCCATTAAAGCAGCCGAAAAAGGACAAATGGATGAAGCCATGCAGTATTTCAACCGTGCTATTGAGGCTACAAACGATCAATCAAAGAAAGCACAGGTATATTATGACATAGCTGTTCAGCAAAACAAGGCCAACAACAAACCAGAAGCCAGGAGGTATGCCGAAAAGGCAGTGGAGATTGATGCTAATTTCAAAAAAGCATATAAGCTGATCGGCGACCTGTATTACAGCAGTTTCAATGATTGTAAAAAGGAAGAAAGCTGGGTAAAAGATCGCGCCGTTTACTGGCTGGCTTACGACATGTATCAGAAAGCAGGAGATCAGGAAGCTATGAGTAGCGCAGAGGCTCAGTTTCCATCCATGAGCGATATTTTTACCGAAAATCGCGAAGAAGGGCAGACCATAAACGTGAATTGCTGGATCAACCGCTCAACTAGTATAAGGAGGCGAAAAGAGTAG
- a CDS encoding saccharopine dehydrogenase family protein yields MKNILVLGAGRSASSLIDYLLLHAQGNDWHVRVGDYSLELAQEKCPESKNSSAFQFDILNESQRVDEIAKSDIVISMLPAKFHPVVAGICVDKGIDMITASYVSDEMKALSQAAEEKNIIILNECGLDPGIDHMSAMKVIDHIRDAGHKLTAFESFTGGLLAPSADDDNPWEYKFTWNPRNVVLAGQGIVKFIQEGKYKYIPYHKLFRRTEQVHIPGYGYFEGYANRDSLKYLDVYGLRGIKTIYRGTFRKPGFCRTWDIFVQLGATDDTYEMEGVEEMTHRQFINSFLSYNPYDTVELKLAHYMNLELDGPEMHRLRWSGVFDDVKVGLDKGTPAQILEHILKKKWTLSPDDKDMIVMWHKFEYLEAGKPREIHSTLVATGDDMKNTAMSKTVGLPVGIAAKLILEGKIKSKGVKIPIEKDVYTPILKELSEQGFELSEKQVK; encoded by the coding sequence ATGAAAAATATTTTAGTGCTTGGTGCGGGCCGGTCGGCTTCGTCACTCATAGATTATTTATTGCTGCATGCGCAAGGCAATGACTGGCATGTCCGCGTAGGGGACTATAGCCTGGAACTTGCCCAGGAAAAATGCCCCGAGAGTAAAAATAGCAGTGCTTTTCAATTCGACATTCTCAACGAGTCTCAACGTGTAGACGAAATAGCCAAGTCAGATATAGTAATATCTATGCTGCCGGCTAAATTTCATCCGGTTGTAGCAGGTATATGTGTAGATAAGGGTATTGATATGATTACCGCATCTTATGTGTCAGATGAGATGAAGGCACTCAGCCAGGCTGCAGAAGAAAAAAATATTATTATTCTGAATGAGTGTGGCCTGGACCCGGGCATCGATCATATGTCTGCCATGAAGGTAATTGATCATATAAGGGACGCGGGACACAAGCTTACCGCCTTTGAGTCATTTACAGGAGGTTTGCTGGCTCCAAGTGCTGATGACGATAATCCCTGGGAGTATAAATTTACCTGGAACCCAAGGAATGTGGTACTTGCCGGACAAGGAATAGTAAAGTTTATCCAGGAAGGGAAATACAAGTACATTCCTTACCATAAGTTGTTTAGAAGAACCGAACAGGTTCACATCCCAGGTTACGGATATTTTGAGGGCTATGCTAATCGGGATTCGTTGAAGTATCTTGATGTTTATGGATTGCGTGGAATAAAAACGATATACCGGGGTACCTTTAGAAAACCGGGTTTTTGCCGAACATGGGATATTTTTGTTCAGCTTGGAGCCACTGACGACACGTACGAAATGGAGGGAGTTGAGGAAATGACTCACAGGCAGTTTATTAATTCCTTCTTATCGTACAATCCCTATGATACGGTAGAATTGAAGTTGGCTCATTACATGAATCTGGAGCTTGATGGACCTGAGATGCACCGCTTAAGGTGGTCTGGTGTATTCGATGATGTGAAAGTAGGGCTTGATAAGGGAACACCTGCCCAAATACTGGAGCATATTTTAAAGAAGAAATGGACGCTTAGCCCTGACGATAAGGATATGATCGTGATGTGGCATAAGTTTGAATATCTTGAAGCTGGTAAGCCACGCGAGATCCATAGTACCCTTGTGGCTACTGGTGATGATATGAAAAACACGGCCATGTCCAAAACCGTAGGACTGCCTGTGGGAATAGCTGCAAAACTAATACTGGAAGGGAAAATAAAATCAAAAGGGGTTAAGATCCCCATTGAAAAGGACGTTTATACACCAATTTTGAAAGAACTATCCGAACAAGGATTTGAGCTTTCAGAAAAACAAGTCAAGTAA
- the cdd gene encoding cytidine deaminase, with translation MLTNQYTELKYVTYGDESELDEEDLKLIKSARKACETSYSPYSQFQVGAALLLENNEIISGSNQENSSYPAGLCAERVALFHAGAGHSNQTIKKIAVTAKKEGSNHYIPVTPCGSCRQVMLEYEVKQNSPIEVIMQIADNKWIKTLSTEVLLPFCFNKNSL, from the coding sequence ATGCTTACAAACCAATATACCGAATTAAAATACGTGACATATGGTGACGAGTCTGAGCTGGATGAAGAGGATCTGAAGCTTATTAAAAGTGCCCGTAAAGCCTGTGAAACTTCCTACTCGCCCTATTCACAATTTCAGGTTGGAGCTGCGCTGTTACTCGAAAACAATGAAATTATATCAGGCTCCAATCAGGAAAATTCATCATACCCGGCCGGACTATGTGCGGAAAGGGTGGCGCTGTTTCACGCCGGGGCCGGACATAGTAACCAAACGATAAAAAAAATAGCTGTCACAGCAAAGAAAGAAGGGAGCAACCACTATATACCTGTAACTCCCTGCGGTAGCTGCCGGCAGGTAATGCTGGAGTATGAGGTAAAGCAAAACTCTCCCATAGAAGTAATAATGCAGATCGCAGATAACAAATGGATCAAAACTCTGTCAACAGAGGTATTATTACCTTTTTGTTTTAATAAAAATTCATTGTAG
- a CDS encoding GAF domain-containing protein yields MNLDLQNLSLRNQALTIFTGFVILAVINFFVISYFQNRITEAVEEVDAAKELYLLPQQIASNAQLFANGNTDARKNLETTVEGFEEALQLIAGEPEETEDSLVVNNTTNGLSKEWLKTKNHIDKLLYEPLMIDTVVQESKEIPLYDSLNTITTETTQKVLNIRNPRLERANNYVQSSISGLSKTARRVLSAKTQALDSKSNGLTYASLVFLLLYIAAVAGTIVWVRKKVDTPLKDLYAVAFHVSNGDLSKRSSYTHNNEIGKIAKSVNQISENLQNATAFVNAIENGKLDVEFKGAEGEDLRNRGLEGALLTMRDQMKRVEEEERERKWSTEGLAKFVDILRSTSDNVHALGDIIISNLVTYTKSNQGGIYIVNDQDEENKFLELISLYAFDTKKYDKRSYRAGEGLVGQTYLERQTIYLLEVPDEYITITSGLGGANPKAILLVPLMVNEDIYGVIELASFHEFKDYQIEFVEKLAESIASTIAGVKNNQQTKFLLEESQALTEQMQAQEEEMRQNMEELSATQEEMSRKEVEMTAQLTAINNSLSSAEYNMEGTLLTANNNYIKLLGYHQLEEIQDLSFNTLSAGNTADLWRDLRSGVGHSGNYTKLKKGGEEVLVNTTYTPVKNNNGDFYKVIELILSVGPGETEKGDREEWEQMKEVEEELRQNLEELEITQEQLDQKLRLSEATLDTLDNVVKIVIFNAERTITHINRSAQEILGIEDSAITGQSISMLVDSDLLSDKTISKKELALKAKSDKINVKAEIYHDESRNLSFIIWI; encoded by the coding sequence ATGAATTTGGACTTACAAAACTTATCACTTCGTAATCAGGCTCTAACAATATTTACAGGCTTCGTGATTTTAGCTGTAATTAACTTTTTTGTGATCTCCTATTTTCAAAACAGAATCACAGAAGCCGTCGAAGAGGTTGATGCTGCAAAAGAACTCTACCTTCTTCCTCAACAAATAGCATCAAACGCCCAGCTGTTTGCCAATGGAAATACCGATGCCCGAAAAAACCTGGAAACCACAGTAGAGGGCTTTGAAGAGGCTTTACAACTTATAGCTGGCGAACCTGAGGAAACAGAAGACTCTTTAGTGGTGAACAACACTACCAATGGCCTCTCAAAAGAATGGCTTAAAACAAAAAATCATATTGATAAACTGTTGTACGAACCTCTCATGATAGATACCGTGGTTCAGGAATCTAAGGAAATACCTTTATACGATTCCCTCAACACTATAACTACCGAAACTACCCAGAAGGTATTAAATATCCGTAACCCCCGACTGGAAAGAGCGAATAATTATGTACAAAGCTCCATATCCGGCCTCTCAAAAACTGCAAGAAGAGTTTTATCTGCCAAAACACAAGCGCTGGACTCAAAAAGCAATGGGCTTACTTATGCCTCGCTGGTATTCTTACTGCTCTATATAGCCGCAGTAGCTGGTACAATTGTATGGGTACGCAAAAAAGTTGATACTCCGCTTAAAGACCTTTATGCAGTAGCATTTCATGTCAGTAATGGTGACCTTTCTAAAAGATCTTCCTATACCCATAATAATGAAATAGGCAAAATTGCAAAGTCTGTTAACCAGATCAGTGAAAACCTGCAAAATGCAACAGCATTTGTAAATGCAATTGAAAATGGCAAACTGGATGTTGAATTCAAGGGTGCTGAAGGTGAAGATTTGAGAAACAGAGGTCTGGAAGGTGCATTACTAACCATGCGTGATCAGATGAAGCGTGTAGAGGAAGAAGAACGTGAAAGAAAATGGTCTACCGAAGGTCTTGCCAAATTTGTCGATATCTTACGTTCCACGAGTGATAATGTGCATGCCCTGGGTGACATTATTATATCTAACCTAGTAACCTATACAAAATCAAATCAGGGAGGTATATATATAGTGAATGACCAGGATGAGGAAAATAAATTTCTGGAACTAATATCTCTATACGCCTTCGATACCAAAAAATATGATAAGCGCTCATACAGAGCCGGCGAAGGCCTGGTGGGACAAACATACCTGGAAAGGCAAACCATTTACCTGCTGGAAGTGCCTGATGAGTATATTACCATAACCTCAGGTTTAGGTGGTGCCAATCCCAAGGCCATACTGCTTGTTCCTTTAATGGTCAATGAAGATATTTATGGAGTGATCGAACTCGCATCCTTTCATGAATTCAAAGACTACCAGATTGAATTTGTCGAAAAACTAGCCGAAAGTATAGCATCTACCATAGCGGGTGTCAAAAACAATCAGCAAACCAAATTTTTACTTGAAGAGTCTCAGGCACTAACCGAACAGATGCAGGCTCAAGAGGAGGAAATGCGCCAGAACATGGAAGAACTCTCTGCAACCCAGGAAGAAATGTCAAGAAAAGAGGTGGAGATGACAGCGCAGCTTACAGCAATAAACAACAGCCTTTCCTCTGCAGAATACAATATGGAGGGTACATTACTCACAGCGAACAACAATTATATTAAACTGTTGGGATATCATCAGCTTGAAGAAATTCAGGATCTTTCCTTTAACACGTTAAGCGCGGGAAATACTGCTGATCTGTGGAGAGACCTGCGGAGTGGAGTAGGCCATTCAGGTAACTACACCAAATTAAAAAAGGGCGGTGAAGAAGTTTTGGTTAATACCACCTATACCCCGGTAAAGAACAATAACGGAGATTTTTACAAGGTAATAGAGCTAATACTTTCCGTCGGACCAGGAGAAACAGAAAAGGGTGACCGTGAGGAATGGGAACAGATGAAAGAAGTAGAGGAAGAGCTCCGTCAAAATCTCGAAGAACTCGAAATAACACAGGAGCAACTGGACCAAAAACTAAGATTATCAGAAGCTACTTTGGACACACTGGATAATGTAGTTAAAATTGTTATCTTCAATGCTGAAAGAACGATAACCCATATAAATCGTTCTGCTCAAGAGATTTTGGGTATTGAAGACTCTGCCATTACAGGCCAAAGTATCAGCATGTTAGTTGATAGCGATCTTTTGAGCGACAAAACTATTTCTAAAAAAGAACTTGCTTTAAAAGCTAAATCTGATAAGATAAATGTTAAGGCTGAGATTTATCACGACGAGAGCCGTAACCTAAGCTTTATCATATGGATATAA
- a CDS encoding CheR family methyltransferase, with the protein MKEIDIADLKRITELVKTKYNYDFTNYAMSSFKRRILRILELHNLNVDELIKRLYEPPFLDDFLNEITVNVTEMFRDPPFWRVLRDDIIPAIMLNHQKIRIWHAGCSSGEEVFSMAIMLREMGILDNVSLIATDLDSNILENAKAGIYNLKNMELNEKNYIRYQGTSSLSKYYKESNGKAVMDKTLVENVSYRKHDLVKGEVFNKFDLVLCRNVMIYFNQTLQNEVLKKFHESLFKYGYLAIGSKESLIWCDIASKFIVVNNEEKVYKKIKD; encoded by the coding sequence ATGAAGGAAATCGACATTGCAGATTTAAAAAGAATAACAGAATTGGTAAAGACCAAGTATAACTATGATTTTACCAATTATGCTATGTCATCATTTAAGAGGCGGATCCTTCGAATACTCGAGCTCCACAATCTCAATGTTGACGAACTGATAAAGAGGTTATATGAGCCCCCATTTTTAGATGACTTCTTAAACGAGATTACAGTTAATGTAACGGAAATGTTCCGGGACCCTCCTTTTTGGAGAGTGTTGAGAGATGACATCATTCCGGCTATTATGCTGAATCATCAAAAGATCAGGATCTGGCATGCCGGTTGCTCTTCCGGGGAAGAAGTATTTTCAATGGCTATCATGCTACGCGAAATGGGCATCCTGGATAATGTTTCGCTCATAGCCACCGATCTGGACTCCAACATACTTGAAAACGCAAAAGCCGGCATTTACAACTTAAAGAATATGGAGCTTAATGAGAAGAACTACATACGCTACCAGGGTACATCTTCTCTAAGCAAATATTATAAGGAGTCCAATGGAAAAGCGGTGATGGACAAAACTCTGGTTGAAAATGTATCCTACAGAAAACATGACCTGGTTAAAGGTGAGGTCTTTAACAAATTTGATCTCGTTTTATGCCGCAATGTTATGATCTATTTTAATCAGACATTACAAAATGAGGTCCTGAAGAAATTCCATGAAAGCTTATTCAAATATGGATACCTGGCAATTGGCTCCAAAGAATCACTAATCTGGTGTGATATTGCCAGTAAGTTCATTGTAGTTAATAACGAGGAAAAGGTATATAAGAAAATTAAGGATTGA
- a CDS encoding chemotaxis protein CheB: MSRFTLNNKYKAVVIGGSAGSFQGIVKILSHLPSDFPLPIIMCLHRLKHVRNGFVEALSIKSIMEVTEPYDKENIKKGKVYLAPANYHLCVELGHYFSLSTEEMINNSRPAIDLTLSTAAYVYRDKLIGILLSGANRDGGLGMKYIKDRGGLTIVQDPQECMIDTMPNAALNATTIDHVLKVDEIVEFFTELNKQYK, from the coding sequence ATGAGCCGTTTTACATTAAATAATAAATATAAAGCCGTAGTAATAGGCGGATCGGCGGGGAGTTTTCAGGGAATAGTAAAAATACTATCACATTTGCCATCAGACTTCCCTCTACCGATAATCATGTGTTTGCACAGACTCAAACATGTGAGAAATGGCTTTGTCGAAGCTCTTTCAATTAAAAGTATAATGGAAGTAACTGAGCCATATGATAAAGAAAACATAAAAAAGGGTAAAGTATATCTGGCCCCTGCCAATTATCATCTGTGTGTTGAGCTAGGCCATTACTTCAGCCTTTCAACGGAGGAAATGATCAATAATTCAAGACCGGCTATAGACCTGACATTGAGTACAGCCGCTTATGTATACAGGGATAAATTAATTGGGATTCTACTGTCAGGAGCCAACCGTGATGGTGGTCTGGGAATGAAATACATTAAAGACAGAGGTGGCCTTACTATTGTGCAGGACCCTCAGGAATGTATGATAGACACTATGCCCAATGCAGCGCTGAATGCCACTACAATTGATCATGTATTGAAAGTGGATGAAATTGTAGAGTTTTTTACTGAATTAAATAAACAATATAAATAG
- a CDS encoding GAF domain-containing protein has product MKFEYRKLSIVLIAIYSACMIFSAYELFQLPDDLVYTSQVLSAGDLKAAGSVFVKLYVVVGLTMIVGMAALVTSLNKKSSEVIYVEKKKSADTKSGQEDDDEQNSHTLDISAIKDIVAKESDEAKLAKAILTHICKHLEAGIGAFYTTTLEGNKRLVEMKASYALILGESETIKFEYGEGLVGQAALEEKTLIIDDIPEGYIKIVSGLGSATPTHLLVVPVKNGDTLYGVVEIASFTDLGKADAEMVGAAFRQLTQKLFGTTKATKKTDTKEKEDIKDNGPDKAEDQPGKSTKKGK; this is encoded by the coding sequence ATGAAGTTCGAATATAGAAAATTAAGCATTGTTCTGATTGCTATATATTCAGCATGTATGATTTTCAGCGCGTATGAGCTATTCCAATTACCAGATGATCTGGTTTATACTAGTCAGGTATTAAGTGCAGGTGATCTCAAAGCCGCAGGCTCAGTCTTTGTGAAACTGTATGTGGTAGTTGGCCTGACCATGATTGTGGGCATGGCTGCCCTCGTAACCTCCCTTAACAAAAAAAGCTCTGAGGTTATTTATGTGGAAAAGAAAAAGTCTGCAGATACTAAGTCGGGTCAGGAAGATGACGACGAACAAAACAGCCACACTCTCGATATAAGCGCCATAAAAGATATCGTTGCCAAAGAATCCGATGAAGCAAAGCTGGCAAAAGCAATTCTGACACATATCTGTAAACATTTGGAAGCAGGTATTGGGGCCTTTTATACCACTACCCTCGAAGGCAATAAAAGATTGGTTGAAATGAAGGCTTCATATGCACTTATTCTTGGTGAATCAGAAACGATCAAATTTGAGTATGGAGAAGGACTTGTAGGACAGGCCGCATTAGAAGAAAAGACATTAATTATAGATGATATTCCTGAAGGCTATATAAAAATAGTTTCGGGCCTGGGAAGTGCCACACCAACCCATTTACTGGTGGTGCCGGTAAAAAATGGAGATACATTATATGGTGTGGTAGAAATTGCTTCCTTCACCGATTTGGGCAAGGCTGATGCAGAAATGGTTGGCGCCGCCTTTAGGCAGCTGACGCAAAAGTTGTTTGGCACAACCAAAGCAACAAAGAAGACTGACACTAAGGAAAAGGAAGATATTAAAGACAACGGCCCTGACAAAGCAGAAGATCAGCCAGGCAAGTCGACCAAAAAAGGAAAATAA